The Euphorbia lathyris chromosome 2, ddEupLath1.1, whole genome shotgun sequence genome includes a window with the following:
- the LOC136218341 gene encoding autophagy-related protein 18g isoform X1, translated as MMKKGKTKSNGLLPSSLRIISSCLKTVSTNASTVASTVRSAGASVAASISSPAEDHKDQVTWAGFDRLELGPSVIKHVLLLGYENGFQVLDVENASNFSELVSKRDGPVSFLQMQPFPEKSDGHEGFKSSHPLLVVVAGDTSGSKEVQNHSNLGALGRDVNIESHSGNYVSSPTSVKFYSLRSQCYVHVLRFRSAVRMVRCSPRFVAVGLATQIYCIDALTLESKFSVLTYPVPQLAGQGTIGVNVGYGPMAVSPRWLAYASNNPLVSSNTRLSPQNLTPSPGVSPSTSPGGSSLVARYAMESRKQLAAGIINLGDMGYKTLSKYCQELLPDGSNSPVSSSSGWKVSRLAGSDMDNAGMVVVKDFVSREVISQFKAHTSPISALCFDPSGTLLVTASVYGNNINIFRIMPSCSRSGSGVQTCDWSSSHVHLYKLHRGITSAMIQDIGFSHYSQWIAVVSSKGTCHIFVLSPFGGDCGFQSLNSTGEEPSLYPVLSLPWWSTSSCTMNKHSSPPPPPVSLSVVSRIKYSSFGWLNTVSSATGSTAGKVFVPSGAVAAIFHNSISQTVQHVNSRVNSLEHLLVYTPSGHVVQHELLPSMGLELGESGSRSQRASFVHIQEDDLKVKVEPVQWWDVCRRSDWSEREECIFGTTVGKNSLETMTKACSADILTMDFLDINGNINEKQSIKTHCSKSHERSHWYLSNAEVQNSSIRFPIWQKSKICFCVMDSTRVKNYGDGEFEIENVPVNEVELKRKELLPVFDHFHGIKSGWNDRGLTVSRYSPISDPHQAEGKVMQETVICHSKPASLSSTESSECDSSRRTEHLLDLDQISCEKLYMPIGQSLNGYYQDSRGGAIFENGSVIQDSTKIVSVAPEYPKSICAHVDNCIENVLPPSANYLPPAAGETPTLSSTVPLLATDSYAPHVDILAEEPTLVTPECPVNFEEGHCKANLDESPRSTEVVTDDVDSIDSHGEKEKPEEDGENDEFLGGMFAFAEEG; from the exons ATGATGAAGAAAGGAAAGACAAAAAGTAATGGGTTGTTGCCTAGTTCCTTGAGGATCATCTCCTCTTGTCTCAAAACTGTTTCTACTAATGCTAGCACTGTTGCTTCTACTGTTCGCTCTGCTGGCGCCTCAGTTGCTGCTTCCATTTCTTCTCCTGCTGAGGATCACAAGGATcag GTTACCTGGGCTGGATTTGACAGGCTGGAGCTTGGGCCATCTGTCATCAAGCATGTTCTCTTACTTGGTTATGAGAATGGGTTTCAAGTCCTTGACGTGGAGAATGCTTCTAATTTTAGTGAACTGGTCTCGAAGCGCGATGGTCCAGTTTCATTTTTACAGATGCAACCGTTTCCTGAAAAATCTGATGGCCATGAAGGATTCAAATCATCACATCCTTTGCTTGTGGTTGTTGCAGGTGATACCTCTGGCTCAAAGGAGGTTCAAAATCATAGTAATTTAGGTGCACTAGGAAGAGATGTCAATATTGAGTCTCATTCAGGAAACTATGTCAGCTCTCCTACATCTGTTAAGTTTTATTCTCTTCGGTCTCAATGTTATGTGCATGTTCTGAGATTTCGTTCAGCTGTTCGTATGGTTAGATGCAGTCCGCGATTTGTAGCTGTAGGCCTTGCAACTCAA ATATATTGCATTGATGCTCTCACTCTTGAGAGTAAATTCAGTGTTCTTACCTATCCTGTTCCCCAATTGGCTGGACAAGGAACTATTGGGGTTAATGTAGGCTATGGTCCAATGGCTGTGAGTCCAAGGTGGTTAGCTTATGCTTCTAACAATCCACTGGTTTCAAGCAATACGCGCTTAAGTCCTCAAAATCTTACCCCATCACCAGGTGTTAGTCCATCAACATCACCAGGTGGCAGTAGTTTGGTGGCTCGTTATGCGATGGAATCTCGTAAACAGTTGGCTGCTGGAATAATCAATCTGGGGGACATGGGATATAAAACATTGTCCAAATACTGTCAGGAATTGCTGCCAGATGGGTCTAATTCTCCAGTGTCATCAAGCTCTGGCTGGAAAGTTAGTAGGCTTGCCGGGTCTGATATGGATAATGCAGGGATG GTGGTTGTCAAGGACTTTGTTTCCCGTGAAGTCATATCACAATTCAAAGCTCACACCAGTCCAATATCTGCACTGTGTTTTGATCCTAGTGGGACTCTGCTGGTTACTGCTTCAGTTTATGGGAATAATATAAATATCTTCCGTATTATGCCATCATGTTCACGAAGTGGATCAGGTGTTCAAACCTGTGACTGGAGCTCTTCTCATGTGCATCTTTACAAGCTACATCGTGGAATAACATCAGCA ATGATCCAGGATATAGGCTTTAGTCACTATAGTCAGTGGATTGCAGTTGTTTCATCTAAAGGAACCTgccatatttttgttttatctcctTTTGGAGGCGATTGTGGGTTTCAGTCTCTCAATTCTACTGGTGAAGAGCCTTCTCTGTATCCAGTTTTGTCCCTTCCATGGTGGTCCACTTCATCTTGCACAATGAATAAGCACTCTTCTCCACCTCCACCACCTGTCTCACTTTCGGTGGTAAGCAGAATAAAATATAGTAGTTTTGGGTGGCTCAATACAGTTTCCAGTGCCACTGGATCTACGGCAGGAAAGGTTTTTGTTCCCTCTGGCGCCGTTGCTGCTATTTTTCATAATTCTATCTCTCAAACTGTTCAGCATGTTAACTCAAGGGTCAATTCGTTGGAGCATTTATTAGTATACACTCCATCAGGTCATGTAGTTCAGCATGAGCTTCTTCCATCTATGGGGCTAGAATTGGGTGAAAGTGGATCTAGAAGCCAACGAGCTTCATTTGTGCATATACAAGAGGATGACTTGAAAGTAAAAGTTGAACCTGTTCAATGGTGGGATGTATGCAGAAGATCAGATTGGTCTGAAAGAGAGGAATGCATTTTTGGGACTACTGTCGGGAAAAATTCTCTTGAGACAATGACAAAAGCATGTTCTGCGGATATTCTTACAATGGATTTTCTTGATATCAATGGAAATATTAATGAAAAGCAATCAATAAAAACGCATTGCTCAAAATCTCATGAGAGATCTCACTGGTACCTATCTAATGCAGAGGTGCAAAATAGCTCCATAAGGTTTCCGATATGGCAAAAATCCAAG ATTTGCTTCTGTGTGATGGATTCTACAAGAGTAAAAAATTATGGTGATGGAGAGtttgaaattgaaaatgttCCTGTCAATGAAGTTGAATTGAAGCGAAAGGAACTATTGCCAGTTTTTGATCATTTTCATGGCATAAAATCAGGATGGAATGACAG AGGGCTTACTGTGTCAAGATATTCACCAATTTCGGATCCTCATCAAGCTGAAGGCAAGGTCATGCAGGAGACGGTTATTTGTCACTCGAAGCCAGCATCACTTAGTTCAACTGAAAGTTCAGAATGTG ACTCATCCAGAAGAACTGAGCATCTGCTAGACTTAGATCAAATAAGCTGTGAGAAACTTTACATGCCAATAGGCCAGAGTCTGAATGGCTACTACCAGGACAGTAGAGGGGGTGCCATTTTTGAGAATGGTTCAGTGATTCAGGATTCCACAAAAATTGTTTCTGTTGCACCCGAGTATCCAAAAAGTATTTGTGCTCATGTTGACAACTGTATTGAAAATGTTCTACCCCCATCTGCAAATTACTTGCCTCCTGCAGCTGGTGAAACTCCAACCTTGAGTAGTACAGTTCCATTGTTGGCCACTGATAGCTATGCTCCCCATGTGGATATCCTTGCGGAAGAGCCCACTCTTGTAACACCAGAGTGTCCAGTCAATTTTGAGGAGGGACATTGTAAGGCAAACCTTGATGAAAGTCCCAGGTCAACTGAAGTTGTAACTGATGATGTGGACAGCATCGATAGCCATGGTGAGAAAGAAAAGCCTGAAGAGGATGGGGAGAATGATGAATTCCTTGGTGGCATGTTTGCCTTTGCTGAAGAAG GTTGA
- the LOC136218341 gene encoding autophagy-related protein 18g isoform X2, translated as MFIGEQVTWAGFDRLELGPSVIKHVLLLGYENGFQVLDVENASNFSELVSKRDGPVSFLQMQPFPEKSDGHEGFKSSHPLLVVVAGDTSGSKEVQNHSNLGALGRDVNIESHSGNYVSSPTSVKFYSLRSQCYVHVLRFRSAVRMVRCSPRFVAVGLATQIYCIDALTLESKFSVLTYPVPQLAGQGTIGVNVGYGPMAVSPRWLAYASNNPLVSSNTRLSPQNLTPSPGVSPSTSPGGSSLVARYAMESRKQLAAGIINLGDMGYKTLSKYCQELLPDGSNSPVSSSSGWKVSRLAGSDMDNAGMVVVKDFVSREVISQFKAHTSPISALCFDPSGTLLVTASVYGNNINIFRIMPSCSRSGSGVQTCDWSSSHVHLYKLHRGITSAMIQDIGFSHYSQWIAVVSSKGTCHIFVLSPFGGDCGFQSLNSTGEEPSLYPVLSLPWWSTSSCTMNKHSSPPPPPVSLSVVSRIKYSSFGWLNTVSSATGSTAGKVFVPSGAVAAIFHNSISQTVQHVNSRVNSLEHLLVYTPSGHVVQHELLPSMGLELGESGSRSQRASFVHIQEDDLKVKVEPVQWWDVCRRSDWSEREECIFGTTVGKNSLETMTKACSADILTMDFLDINGNINEKQSIKTHCSKSHERSHWYLSNAEVQNSSIRFPIWQKSKICFCVMDSTRVKNYGDGEFEIENVPVNEVELKRKELLPVFDHFHGIKSGWNDRGLTVSRYSPISDPHQAEGKVMQETVICHSKPASLSSTESSECDSSRRTEHLLDLDQISCEKLYMPIGQSLNGYYQDSRGGAIFENGSVIQDSTKIVSVAPEYPKSICAHVDNCIENVLPPSANYLPPAAGETPTLSSTVPLLATDSYAPHVDILAEEPTLVTPECPVNFEEGHCKANLDESPRSTEVVTDDVDSIDSHGEKEKPEEDGENDEFLGGMFAFAEEG; from the exons atgttcattggtgAGCAGGTTACCTGGGCTGGATTTGACAGGCTGGAGCTTGGGCCATCTGTCATCAAGCATGTTCTCTTACTTGGTTATGAGAATGGGTTTCAAGTCCTTGACGTGGAGAATGCTTCTAATTTTAGTGAACTGGTCTCGAAGCGCGATGGTCCAGTTTCATTTTTACAGATGCAACCGTTTCCTGAAAAATCTGATGGCCATGAAGGATTCAAATCATCACATCCTTTGCTTGTGGTTGTTGCAGGTGATACCTCTGGCTCAAAGGAGGTTCAAAATCATAGTAATTTAGGTGCACTAGGAAGAGATGTCAATATTGAGTCTCATTCAGGAAACTATGTCAGCTCTCCTACATCTGTTAAGTTTTATTCTCTTCGGTCTCAATGTTATGTGCATGTTCTGAGATTTCGTTCAGCTGTTCGTATGGTTAGATGCAGTCCGCGATTTGTAGCTGTAGGCCTTGCAACTCAA ATATATTGCATTGATGCTCTCACTCTTGAGAGTAAATTCAGTGTTCTTACCTATCCTGTTCCCCAATTGGCTGGACAAGGAACTATTGGGGTTAATGTAGGCTATGGTCCAATGGCTGTGAGTCCAAGGTGGTTAGCTTATGCTTCTAACAATCCACTGGTTTCAAGCAATACGCGCTTAAGTCCTCAAAATCTTACCCCATCACCAGGTGTTAGTCCATCAACATCACCAGGTGGCAGTAGTTTGGTGGCTCGTTATGCGATGGAATCTCGTAAACAGTTGGCTGCTGGAATAATCAATCTGGGGGACATGGGATATAAAACATTGTCCAAATACTGTCAGGAATTGCTGCCAGATGGGTCTAATTCTCCAGTGTCATCAAGCTCTGGCTGGAAAGTTAGTAGGCTTGCCGGGTCTGATATGGATAATGCAGGGATG GTGGTTGTCAAGGACTTTGTTTCCCGTGAAGTCATATCACAATTCAAAGCTCACACCAGTCCAATATCTGCACTGTGTTTTGATCCTAGTGGGACTCTGCTGGTTACTGCTTCAGTTTATGGGAATAATATAAATATCTTCCGTATTATGCCATCATGTTCACGAAGTGGATCAGGTGTTCAAACCTGTGACTGGAGCTCTTCTCATGTGCATCTTTACAAGCTACATCGTGGAATAACATCAGCA ATGATCCAGGATATAGGCTTTAGTCACTATAGTCAGTGGATTGCAGTTGTTTCATCTAAAGGAACCTgccatatttttgttttatctcctTTTGGAGGCGATTGTGGGTTTCAGTCTCTCAATTCTACTGGTGAAGAGCCTTCTCTGTATCCAGTTTTGTCCCTTCCATGGTGGTCCACTTCATCTTGCACAATGAATAAGCACTCTTCTCCACCTCCACCACCTGTCTCACTTTCGGTGGTAAGCAGAATAAAATATAGTAGTTTTGGGTGGCTCAATACAGTTTCCAGTGCCACTGGATCTACGGCAGGAAAGGTTTTTGTTCCCTCTGGCGCCGTTGCTGCTATTTTTCATAATTCTATCTCTCAAACTGTTCAGCATGTTAACTCAAGGGTCAATTCGTTGGAGCATTTATTAGTATACACTCCATCAGGTCATGTAGTTCAGCATGAGCTTCTTCCATCTATGGGGCTAGAATTGGGTGAAAGTGGATCTAGAAGCCAACGAGCTTCATTTGTGCATATACAAGAGGATGACTTGAAAGTAAAAGTTGAACCTGTTCAATGGTGGGATGTATGCAGAAGATCAGATTGGTCTGAAAGAGAGGAATGCATTTTTGGGACTACTGTCGGGAAAAATTCTCTTGAGACAATGACAAAAGCATGTTCTGCGGATATTCTTACAATGGATTTTCTTGATATCAATGGAAATATTAATGAAAAGCAATCAATAAAAACGCATTGCTCAAAATCTCATGAGAGATCTCACTGGTACCTATCTAATGCAGAGGTGCAAAATAGCTCCATAAGGTTTCCGATATGGCAAAAATCCAAG ATTTGCTTCTGTGTGATGGATTCTACAAGAGTAAAAAATTATGGTGATGGAGAGtttgaaattgaaaatgttCCTGTCAATGAAGTTGAATTGAAGCGAAAGGAACTATTGCCAGTTTTTGATCATTTTCATGGCATAAAATCAGGATGGAATGACAG AGGGCTTACTGTGTCAAGATATTCACCAATTTCGGATCCTCATCAAGCTGAAGGCAAGGTCATGCAGGAGACGGTTATTTGTCACTCGAAGCCAGCATCACTTAGTTCAACTGAAAGTTCAGAATGTG ACTCATCCAGAAGAACTGAGCATCTGCTAGACTTAGATCAAATAAGCTGTGAGAAACTTTACATGCCAATAGGCCAGAGTCTGAATGGCTACTACCAGGACAGTAGAGGGGGTGCCATTTTTGAGAATGGTTCAGTGATTCAGGATTCCACAAAAATTGTTTCTGTTGCACCCGAGTATCCAAAAAGTATTTGTGCTCATGTTGACAACTGTATTGAAAATGTTCTACCCCCATCTGCAAATTACTTGCCTCCTGCAGCTGGTGAAACTCCAACCTTGAGTAGTACAGTTCCATTGTTGGCCACTGATAGCTATGCTCCCCATGTGGATATCCTTGCGGAAGAGCCCACTCTTGTAACACCAGAGTGTCCAGTCAATTTTGAGGAGGGACATTGTAAGGCAAACCTTGATGAAAGTCCCAGGTCAACTGAAGTTGTAACTGATGATGTGGACAGCATCGATAGCCATGGTGAGAAAGAAAAGCCTGAAGAGGATGGGGAGAATGATGAATTCCTTGGTGGCATGTTTGCCTTTGCTGAAGAAG GTTGA